The proteins below are encoded in one region of Gemmatimonadaceae bacterium:
- a CDS encoding carboxypeptidase-like regulatory domain-containing protein → MRELCRRLRSGLAALVLGAVSAHAQLIRGAVLVRDDSSGVVGAVVVLLDGAGDIRARTLTDDRGRFTIRIAQPAVYRVRAMRIGLRPFTTPAVVFANDTNVVLRMSSAPAGLPPVTTREQTQCNLRPDSALALGAVWEDVKTALLATAITREKHAYRFDLVDHVRTYDYATGELRGVRMDEAQLYDSHTWASLPAEELRRIGYVIQDQDSTTFVAPDIETLLSNYFIETHCFRFASNPVADSLLAVEFAPAGRVKHAEVRGTLWIDKRTHELRSVSFRYVNLLAADSIAGGDVQFARLSTGAWVMTDWSIRAPVLRLNSEQQVSGAAIASGRRANRFSTPLVVGKHTIVTDQLRAYGGTLEAVWRDSVLLWSPPKRALELRVTRGFARTPPVADETTVYLIGTTRWLDVDSTGSVRFENLVHGDYIVDVGTRQLDVLGWPRSRVQVEIGRAPVELAEVNLASPLDAARTVCGDDAKLLSDRTGVLIGAVTRGDEPLGHRDVTLSWTHEPGAGRDGSHTVTRTVRTLSGDGRYLACGIPRDVPITLRVNGTNKMATTRIGPREVVGIVDLPVAP, encoded by the coding sequence ATGCGAGAACTCTGTCGTCGTCTTCGCTCAGGTCTGGCTGCGCTGGTGTTGGGCGCGGTGTCCGCGCACGCCCAGCTCATTCGCGGCGCGGTTCTCGTCCGTGACGATTCGAGCGGGGTGGTTGGCGCGGTCGTGGTGCTCCTCGACGGCGCGGGTGACATTCGCGCTCGAACGTTGACCGACGATCGCGGGCGATTCACCATCCGCATCGCGCAGCCGGCCGTGTATCGCGTGCGGGCGATGCGCATCGGTCTCCGGCCGTTCACGACGCCGGCGGTCGTCTTCGCGAACGACACGAACGTCGTACTTCGCATGTCGAGCGCGCCCGCGGGGCTGCCGCCCGTGACGACGCGCGAGCAAACCCAATGCAATCTGCGTCCCGACTCGGCGCTCGCCCTCGGCGCCGTGTGGGAGGACGTGAAGACCGCGCTGCTCGCGACGGCCATCACGCGCGAGAAGCACGCGTACCGATTCGACCTCGTCGATCACGTGCGCACGTACGATTATGCGACAGGCGAGTTGCGGGGCGTGCGAATGGACGAGGCGCAGCTGTACGACAGTCACACGTGGGCGAGCTTGCCCGCCGAAGAGTTGCGACGCATCGGCTACGTAATTCAGGACCAGGACAGCACCACGTTCGTTGCGCCCGATATCGAGACGCTGCTGTCGAACTACTTCATCGAGACGCACTGCTTTCGGTTCGCGAGCAATCCCGTCGCTGACTCGCTCCTTGCCGTGGAGTTCGCGCCGGCCGGCCGCGTGAAGCACGCCGAAGTGCGCGGGACATTGTGGATCGACAAGCGGACCCACGAGTTGCGCAGCGTGAGTTTTCGGTATGTCAATCTGCTCGCCGCGGACTCGATCGCGGGCGGCGACGTACAATTCGCGCGGCTCTCCACCGGCGCGTGGGTGATGACCGACTGGTCGATTCGCGCGCCCGTGTTGCGTTTGAATTCCGAGCAGCAGGTGAGCGGCGCGGCCATCGCCTCGGGACGCCGCGCCAATCGATTCTCCACGCCGCTCGTGGTTGGCAAGCACACCATCGTTACGGATCAACTGCGCGCGTATGGCGGAACGCTCGAGGCGGTGTGGCGCGACAGCGTGCTGCTCTGGTCGCCGCCGAAGCGCGCGCTGGAATTGCGCGTGACGAGAGGATTCGCTCGTACACCGCCGGTCGCCGATGAAACGACGGTATATCTCATCGGCACGACCCGCTGGCTCGACGTCGACAGCACGGGCTCGGTGCGTTTCGAGAATCTCGTGCACGGCGATTACATCGTGGACGTCGGCACGCGGCAGCTCGACGTTCTCGGCTGGCCGCGTTCGCGCGTGCAGGTTGAGATCGGCCGCGCTCCGGTGGAGTTGGCGGAGGTGAATCTCGCCTCACCTCTCGACGCGGCGCGCACGGTGTGTGGTGATGATGCGAAGCTGCTATCCGATCGCACCGGCGTTCTCATCGGCGCGGTGACGCGCGGCGACGAGCCGCTCGGGCATCGAGACGTGACGTTGAGCTGGACGCACGAGCCTGGCGCCGGTCGGGATGGCTCGCATACGGTGACGCGTACCGTGCGCACGCTGTCCGGCGACGGGCGCTATCTCGCGTGCGGTATTCCGCGGGATGTGCCGATCACGCTGCGTGTGAACGGCACGAACAAAATGGCGACGACGCGCATTGGTCCGCGCGAGGTCGTTGGCATCGTGGATTTACCGGTGGCGCCGTAG
- a CDS encoding DinB family protein gives MHPRINELLEYVADQRRQLRSTVEGIPSSRHNVAPTTGGWSILAVLEHLAIVEPRITAILRKRGAELRASDSPAESDAGPILKNIDVNRFLDRTRKIEAPTPIHPTGAMDLEAAWSALDRSRTEFIDTVVSLDGLALGTASHSHPIFGPVDLYTWIAFVGAHEARHADQIREIGSSFDEAP, from the coding sequence ATGCATCCGAGAATCAACGAGTTGCTGGAGTACGTCGCGGATCAACGCCGCCAACTGCGCTCGACGGTCGAGGGCATTCCGTCGTCGCGCCATAATGTCGCGCCGACCACCGGTGGTTGGTCGATCCTGGCGGTGCTCGAACATCTGGCGATCGTCGAGCCGCGCATCACGGCCATTCTCCGCAAGCGCGGCGCGGAACTGCGCGCGTCGGACTCACCGGCCGAATCCGACGCAGGCCCCATCCTGAAAAATATTGACGTCAATAGATTTCTGGATCGCACGAGGAAGATCGAGGCGCCGACACCAATTCATCCGACCGGCGCGATGGACCTCGAGGCCGCGTGGTCCGCGCTTGACCGTTCACGGACCGAGTTCATCGACACGGTCGTCAGCCTCGACGGCCTGGCCCTGGGCACCGCGTCGCATTCGCACCCGATCTTCGGGCCCGTCGACCTCTACACCTGGATCGCGTTCGTCGGCGCGCACGAAGCGCGAC
- a CDS encoding radical SAM protein has product MDEMTLERKIEILMTMAGDDRESGSAMSLPPRLRHANDVGALRPLNFRTVSAGRGRKTTLLRILMTNACSFNCYYCPMRRDRNMPRALLKPHELVKIFLEARRRGWCEGLFITTGIPGRPVKVMDDLIAVLELLRHKHKFDGYIHVKILPGAEPAQIERITALATRVSLNLEAPCGDTLTAIAPEKSYATAIDTLSRARKLVVLEQAHERDGRRRNPLRPGGASGMTTQFVVGATPDSDRAIVNRVSELYNAGGVHHVHFSAFRPIRETPLESRPAVPALREHRLYQTDYLLRYYGFNESEVVFEADGNLPLANDPKVAWALAHPERFPLELTTATYEALVRVPGIGVVTARRIVDERRNTVIRGLADLKRIGVQTNRAAGFLALRGRALEATRWTEQLGFWNPADQVGVRAQVYDVSPGTFR; this is encoded by the coding sequence ATGGACGAAATGACGCTCGAACGAAAGATCGAAATCCTCATGACCATGGCCGGCGACGACCGCGAGTCCGGTTCGGCCATGTCGCTTCCGCCGCGACTGCGCCATGCCAACGACGTCGGCGCTCTTCGCCCGCTCAACTTCCGCACGGTGAGCGCGGGTCGCGGGCGCAAGACAACGCTGCTTCGCATTCTCATGACGAATGCGTGCAGCTTCAACTGCTACTACTGTCCCATGCGCCGCGATCGCAACATGCCGCGCGCACTCCTCAAGCCGCACGAGCTGGTCAAGATTTTTCTCGAAGCGCGGCGTCGCGGCTGGTGTGAGGGTTTGTTCATCACGACGGGCATTCCCGGCCGCCCCGTGAAAGTGATGGACGACCTCATCGCCGTACTCGAGCTGCTGCGGCACAAGCACAAATTCGACGGCTACATCCACGTCAAGATTCTTCCCGGCGCCGAGCCGGCGCAGATCGAGCGGATCACCGCGCTGGCGACGCGCGTGTCGCTCAATCTCGAAGCACCATGCGGCGATACACTCACCGCGATCGCGCCCGAAAAAAGTTATGCGACGGCGATCGACACATTGTCGCGCGCGCGCAAGCTCGTGGTGCTCGAGCAAGCTCACGAACGTGACGGACGCCGCCGCAATCCTTTGCGTCCCGGCGGCGCATCCGGCATGACGACGCAGTTCGTCGTCGGTGCAACGCCGGATTCCGATCGCGCCATCGTGAACCGCGTGTCAGAGCTGTACAACGCCGGCGGCGTGCACCACGTGCACTTCAGCGCATTTCGTCCAATTCGTGAAACACCACTCGAATCGCGCCCGGCGGTTCCGGCGCTGCGCGAACATCGGCTGTATCAAACCGACTATCTGCTGCGCTATTACGGATTCAATGAAAGCGAAGTCGTCTTCGAGGCCGACGGCAACCTGCCGCTCGCGAACGATCCTAAAGTCGCGTGGGCGCTCGCGCATCCGGAACGCTTTCCACTCGAGCTCACGACGGCAACCTATGAGGCGCTCGTGCGCGTACCGGGGATTGGGGTCGTAACGGCGCGCCGTATCGTCGACGAGCGGCGCAACACCGTCATTCGCGGACTCGCTGATCTCAAGCGGATTGGCGTTCAGACGAATCGCGCGGCGGGCTTCCTCGCGCTTCGCGGACGCGCACTCGAAGCCACGCGTTGGACCGAGCAACTTGGCTTCTGGAATCCGGCCGACCAGGTTGGCGTGCGCGCGCAGGTGTACGACGTGAGCCCGGGAACCTTCCGGTAG
- a CDS encoding GNAT family N-acetyltransferase: MSSFVTRDATAADADALARLCTQLGHPATPDVIPARLARIAGDTNARAIVVDAPNRGGVVALATIHIRNTLNHNAPLAQLSLLVVEEAVRGTGVGRAIVDEAERWARDRGCMRMVVTTALRRTDAHAFYERIGYTHTGRRYAKDLE; this comes from the coding sequence ATGAGCTCGTTCGTTACACGCGATGCAACAGCGGCCGACGCCGACGCGCTGGCTCGTCTCTGCACGCAGCTTGGCCATCCCGCGACGCCGGACGTGATTCCCGCACGTCTGGCGCGAATCGCCGGCGACACAAACGCGCGCGCCATTGTCGTGGATGCACCGAATCGAGGCGGCGTCGTGGCACTCGCCACCATACATATCAGAAACACGCTGAATCACAACGCACCACTCGCGCAGCTATCGCTGCTCGTCGTGGAAGAAGCGGTGCGCGGCACCGGCGTCGGGCGCGCCATCGTCGATGAAGCGGAGCGCTGGGCGCGCGACCGCGGTTGCATGCGCATGGTCGTAACGACCGCCTTGCGCCGAACTGATGCGCACGCGTTCTATGAGCGCATCGGTTACACTCACACCGGGCGCCGGTATGCAAAAGATCTTGAGTAG
- a CDS encoding N-acyl homoserine lactonase family protein, with product MSRPIRSTFVAAIGVLTLAASLGLRSSAPSDYEVYALRYATIPNFKLSGLIASADTSRRIDLAMMVWLIKGNGRNVVLDAGFYRDKFIQQWHPADFMKPSDAVARAGVKPEDVTDVIISHVHWDHLDGVDLFPNARVWIQREEFEHHTDSAGTRKDRMIDAVDAPVLAKIAREGRLMLVDGDAKEILPGISVYIGGKHTYQSQFATVHASSGTVVLASDNVYLYENLARHVPIAQTLDSASNLRAQARMLTLASNPRLIVPGHDPEVFVRFPTPGNGIARIK from the coding sequence TTGAGTAGACCAATTCGATCCACGTTCGTGGCCGCGATCGGTGTCCTGACACTTGCGGCGTCGCTCGGTCTGCGGTCCTCCGCGCCGTCCGACTACGAAGTCTACGCGCTGCGCTACGCGACGATTCCGAACTTCAAGCTGTCCGGACTCATCGCCAGCGCCGACACCAGCCGCCGCATCGACCTCGCGATGATGGTGTGGTTGATCAAAGGCAACGGCCGCAACGTCGTGCTCGACGCGGGTTTCTACCGCGACAAGTTCATTCAGCAGTGGCATCCCGCCGATTTCATGAAGCCGAGCGATGCCGTCGCGCGCGCGGGCGTGAAGCCCGAGGATGTGACCGACGTCATCATCTCACACGTGCACTGGGATCACCTGGACGGCGTCGATCTCTTTCCCAACGCGCGCGTCTGGATTCAGCGCGAAGAGTTCGAGCACCACACCGATTCGGCGGGAACGCGCAAGGACCGCATGATCGACGCGGTCGACGCGCCGGTGCTGGCCAAGATCGCGCGCGAGGGTCGGTTGATGCTCGTCGACGGCGATGCAAAGGAAATCCTTCCAGGCATCAGCGTCTACATCGGCGGCAAGCACACGTATCAATCGCAGTTCGCCACGGTGCACGCGTCGTCGGGCACGGTGGTGTTGGCATCCGACAACGTGTACCTCTACGAGAACCTCGCCCGCCACGTACCGATCGCGCAGACGCTCGACTCGGCATCGAACCTTCGCGCGCAGGCACGCATGCTGACGCTCGCGTCGAATCCGCGGCTCATCGTGCCGGGTCACGATCCGGAAGTCTTCGTGCGCTTTCCAACGCCCGGCAACGGCATCGCGAGAATCAAGTGA